One part of the Vicia villosa cultivar HV-30 ecotype Madison, WI unplaced genomic scaffold, Vvil1.0 ctg.000359F_1_1, whole genome shotgun sequence genome encodes these proteins:
- the LOC131627345 gene encoding auxin transporter-like protein 3 gives MTSEKVETVVAGNYLEMEREEEGSKSTSSKLSRLFWHGGSVYDAWFSCASNQVAQVLLTLPYSFSQLGMLSGILFQIFYGLMGSWTAYIISVLYVEYRTRKEREKVDFRNHVIQWFEVLDGLLGKHWRNLGLFFNCTFLLFGSVIQLIACASNIYYINDHLDKRTWTYIFGACCATTVFIPSFHNYRIWSFLGLVMTTYTAWYMTIASLVHGQAEDVKHSGPTKLVLYFTGATNILYTFGGHAVTVEIMHAMWKPQKFKMIYLIATLYVMTLTLPSAAAVYWAFGDELLTHSNALSLLPRNGFRDSAVVLMLIHQFITFGFACTPLYFVWEKFVGVHETKSLLKRALVRLPVVVPIWFLAIIFPFFGPINSTVGSLLVSFTVYIIPALAHMVTFASASARENAVERPPSILGGWVGLYSMNVFVAVWVLVVGFGLGGWASMLNFVHQVKTFGLFAKCYQCPPHKA, from the exons atgacTTCTGAGAAAGTTGAAACAGTTGTTGCTGGAAACTACTTAGAAatggaaagagaagaagaaggttcTAAGTCCACTAGTAGTAAACTATCAAGGCTCTTTTGGCATGGTGGTTCTGTCTATGATGCTTGGTTTAGTTGTGCTTCTAATCAG GTTGCACAAGTGCTTTTGACATTGCCGTATTCGTTTTCGCAACTCGGGATGTTATCTGGAATTCTTTTTCAGATTTTTTATGGATTGATGGGAAGTTGGACTGCTTACATTATCAGTGTTCTTTATGTTGAATATAGAACtagaaaagaaagagagaaagttgATTTCAGAAACCATGTTATTCAG TGGTTTGAAGTTCTTGATGGACTTTTAGGCAAACATTGGAGAAATCTTGGACTATTTTTCAACTGTACTTTCCTTTTGTTTGGATCAGTTATTCAGCTAATTGCTTGTGCAAG TAACATATACTACATAAATGACCATTTGGACAAGAGAACATGGACCTACATATTTGGAGCATGCTGTGCAACAACAGTTTTCATCCCCTCATTTCACAATTACAGGATTTGGTCATTTTTGGGCCTAGTTATGACCACTTATACTGCATGGTATATGACCATAGCTTCTTTAGTTCATGGACAG gcTGAGGATGTAAAGCACTCTGGTCCAACCAAGTTGGTTCTTTACTTCACTGGAGCTACCAACATTCTATATACTTTTGGTGGACATGCTGTTACAGT GGAAATTATGCATGCAATGTGGAAGCCACAGAAGTTTAAGATGATATATCTAATTGCAACTCTATATGTGATGACATTAACTTTGCCATCAGCAGCTGCAGTATATTGGGCTTTTGGAGACGAACTTCTCACTCATTCCAATGCTCTCTCCTTGCTCCCTAGAAACGGGTTTAGAGATTCCGCTGTCGTTCTCATGCTCATTCATCAG TTCATAACATTTGGATTTGCTTGCACACCTTTATATTTTGTGTGGGAGAAATTTGTTGGAGTGCATGAAACCAAAAGTTTGTTAAAAAGAGCATTGGTTAGGCTTCCTGTGGTGGTTCCAATATGGTTCTTGGCAATAATATTCCCATTCTTTGGCCCCATTAACTCAACTGTTGGATCACTCTTGGTTAGTTTCACAGTTTACATAATCCCTGCCTTGGCACACATGGTCACCTTTGCTTCAGCATCAGCCAGAGAG AATGCGGTGGAGAGACCACCTTCAATTTTAGGAGGATGGGTAGGATTGTATTCAATGAATGTGTTTGTGGCTGTTTGGGTTTTGGTGGTTGGATTTGGATTAGGAGGATGGGCAAGTATGCTTAATTTTGTACACCAAGTTAAAACATTTGGACTATTTGCAAAGTGCTATCAGTGTCCACCTCACAAGGCCTAA